CGCGCCTTCGCGCCGCAGCGGCTGACGGTGAACATCCCCATCGGCACCCGTCTGCCCTGCCACGGCACCGCCCTGGGCCGGGTGCTGCTCACCGCCCTCGACGACGCCGGGCTGCGCCTGCTCTACCAGCACCTGCGCCTGGACGACTACCCGCCGCCCGCCCCCCGCACCCTGCCGGAACTGCAGGCGCTGATCGCCCGGGACCGCGAACGCGGCTGGGTGCTGCACCGTTCCGACTACTCCACGGCCATCGCCACCGGCATCCGCGACCACAACGGCCAGGTGGTCGCCGCCATCAACCTCTCCGGCCCCGACGCGGTGATGGATGGCCCCGAGGCCCAGGCCACCTTCCTCCAGGCGCTGTTCCAGTGCGCGGCAGCCATCTCGGCACAGCTGGGGTACAGCGCAGCGGGTTGATCGCGTCACAACCCCCCGCGCCATCCATTCCCGCCGCGCACCGTCATCGGGATCCCGTATCACGGTATTCCATATTCTCCCCTATGCTTCCGCGCCCTTCCCGGCCTGCATGACCTTCCGTCGCCAAGCCCTGCTCTCCCCTGGCCCCTGGCTCTTGCATATTCAATATTATGGTATACCATCAGACAGCAAGAGACTTCCCCAACCAGGAGAGCCCAATGAGCTTCGAAATCCGCAAGATCGTCAGCTACGTGGAAGAAACCTTCATCGAGGGCGGCAAGGCCGCCGAGAAGCCGGTGACCATGGTGGGCCTGGCCGTGGTGATCAAGAACCCGTGGCTGGGCCGTGGCTTCGTCGAGGACCTGAAGCCCGAGATCAAGGCCAACTGCTCCGACCTGGGCGCGCTGATGGTGGAACGCCTGACCGCGGCCATCGGTGGCGCCGACAGGATCGAGGCCTACGGCAAGGCCGCCGTGGTGGGCGCCGACGGCGAGATCGAGCACGCCTCCGCCGTGATCCACACCCTGCGTTTCGGCAACCACTACCGCCAGGCGGTGAATGCCAAGAGCTACCTGAGCTTCACCAACAAGCGCGGCGGCCCCGGCACCTCCATCCAGATCCCGATGATGCACAAGGACGACGAGGGCCTGCGCTCCCACTACATCACCCTGGAAATGCAGATCGAGGACGCACCCCGCGCCGACGAGATCATCGTGGTCCTGGGCGCCGCCGACGGTGGCCGCCTGCACCCGCGCATCGGCAACCGCTACATCGATCTGGAAGAACTGGCCGCCGAGCAGGCCCAGTGAACCAAGGCCCGTGCAGGAGCGATCCATGATTCGGCTCACCGCTGAACGCACCCCGGCCGGCACCAGCTACCTGGCGACCGGCCAAGGCCACCCCGTGGTGCTGATCCACGGCGTCGGCCTCAACAAGGAAATGTGGGGAGGCCAGATCGTCGGCCTGGCCCCGCACTTTCAGGTCATCGCCTACGACATGCTGGGCCACGGCGCCAGCCCGCGCCCCGATCCGGGCACGGGGCTGGCCGGCTACGCCGAGCAGTTGCGCGAGCTGCTGGAGCACCTGAAGCTGGAACGGGCCACCGTCATCGGCTTCTCCATGGGCGGCCTGGTGGCCAGGGCCTTCGCCCTGCACCACCCGGAGCGCCTGGAGGGACTGGTGATCCTCAACAGCGTCTTCAACCGCAGCGCCGAGCAGCGCGCCGGGGTGATCGAACGCACCCGCCAGGCCGCCGAGCACGGCCCGGACGCCAACGCCGAAGCGGCCCTGTCGCGCTGGTTCAGCCATGAATACCAGGCGGCCAACCCGGCGCAGATCGCCGCCATCCGCCAGACCCTTGCCAGCAACGATCCGCAGGGGTATCTGACGACTTACGAACTCTTCGCCACCCAGGACATGTACCGCGCCGACGACCTCGGCGGCATCCAGGTCCCGACCCTGGTGGCCACCGGCGAACTGGACCCCGGCTCCACGCCGGAGATGGCCCGCCAGTTGGCCGAGCGCATTCCGGGCGCCCGGGTGGTGGTGCTGGAGGAACAGCGCCACATGATGCCGGTGGAGTCGCCGCGCCTGGTGAACCAGATGCTGCTGGACTTCCTCCGGCAGGCGGAGCCTTTCCAGAATCAAGCAAAGGGGATAGTCGCATGACCCTCGCACGCTTCCAGATGTGCATCGGCGGACAGTGGGTCGACGCGCTGTCCGGCAAGACCTTCGAAAGCCTCAACCCGGCCCTGGCCGAGCCCTGGGCGGAACTGCCCGACGCCGACGAGGCCGATGTCGAGCGCGCCGTGCAGGCGGCCCAGCAGGCCTTCGAGAGCCCGGCCTGGCGCGGTCTCTCCGCCACCGCGCGGGGCAAGCTGTTGCGCCGCCTGGGCGACCTGATCGCCGAGAACAAGGAGCACCTGGCCCAGCTGGAAAGCCGCGACAACGGCAAGCTGATCCGCGAAACCCGTGGCCAGGTGGGCTACCTGCCGGAATTCTTCCACTACACCGCCGGCCTCGCGGACAAGCTGGAAGGCGGCACCCTGCCCATCGACAAGCCGGACATGTTCGCCTACACGGTGCACGAGCCCATCGGCGTGGTGGCCGGGATCATCCCCTGGAACAGCCCGCTGTACCTGACCGCGATCAAGCTGGCCCCGGCGCTGGCCGCCGGCAACACCATCGTGCTCAAGCCCTCCGAGCACGCCTCGGCGACCATCCTCGAACTGGCGCGCCTGGCCCTGGAAGCCGGCTTCCCGGCGGGCGTGGTCAACGTGGTCACCGGCTTCGGCCCCAGCACCGGCGCCGCCCTGACCCGCCACCCGCTGGTGCGCAAGATCGCCTTCACCGGCGGTGCCGCCACCGCGCGCCACGTGGTCCGCAGCAGCGCCGAGAACTTCGCCAAGCTGTCCCTGGAGCTGGGTGGCAAATCCCCCAACATCATCTTCGCCGACGCCGACCTGGACAGCGCCGTCAACGGCGCCGTGGCCGGCATCTTCGCCGCCTCCGGGCAGAGCTGCGTGGCCGGTTCGCGCCTGCTGGTGCAGGACGGCATCTACGACGAGTTCGTCGGCCGGCTGATCGAACGCGCCCAGCGCATCCGCATCGGCAATCCCCAGGACGACGCCAGCGAGATGGGCCCCATGGCCACCGCCCAGCAACTGGCCGTGGTGGAAGGCCTGGTGGCCGACGCCGTCGCCGAAGGCGCACGCCTGCGCATGGGCGGCAAGCGCCCGGCCATCGACGCCAAGGGCTGGTACTACGAGCCGACGCTGTTCGAGTGCGACCGCAACTCGATGAAGATCATGCAGGAAGAGGTCTTCGGCCCGGTGGCCTCGGTGATCCGCTTCAAGGACGAGGCCGAGGCCCTGGCGATCGCCAACGACTCCCAGTTCGGCCTCGCCGCCGGCATCTGGACCCGCGACCTGGGCCGCGCCCACCGCATGGCCCGTGACGTGCGCTCGGGGATCATCTGGGTCAACACCTACCGCGCGGTCTCGGCCATGGCCCCCATCGGCGGCTTCCACAACAGCGGCTACGGCCGGGAGAGCGGCATCGACTCGGTGCTGGCCTATACCGAATTGAAGACGGTGTGGATCAACCTCTCCCAGGCGCCCATGCCCGACCCCTTCGTGATGCGCTGAGAGGAGCCCGCCATGATCGAACCCGGCATCTACAAAGAAGTGATGGGCTCCTTCCCATCCGGCGTGACCGTGGTCACCACCCTGGACCCGGAAGGCGACATCGTCGGCATCACCGCCAGCGCCTTCAGCGCCCTGTCCATCGACCCGGCCCTGGTGCTGTTCTGCCCCAACTACGCCTCGGACACCTACCCGATCCTGCGGGACAGCAAGCAGTTCGCCATTCACCTGCTCTGCGCCGACCAGCAGGCCGAGGCCTACGCCTTCGCCAAGAAGGGCAAGGACAAGGCCAAGGGCATCGAGTGGCACCTGAGCGAGCGCGGCAATCCGCTGCTGAACAAGGCCACCGCCATCATCGAGTGCGAGTTGTGGCGCGAGTACGACGGCGGCGACCACGCCATCATCGTCGGCGCGGTGAAGAACCTGATCCTGCCCAAGGAGCCGGTCACCCCGATGGTCTACCACCGGGGCAAGCTCGGCGCCCTGCCGGAGATCGCCTGAACGACTGTGTAGGAGCGAGCTCGCTCGCGAACCCGTCCCGGGAGCCTTCGCTGGCAAGCCAGCTCCTACAGAAGAAAAGGAGTCCACGATGAGCAACGAAAAATACGAAAAGGGCCTGGAAATCCGCACCCAGGTGCTGGGCGAGGCCTATGTGAACAAGTCGATCCAGAACGCCGACGACTTCACCCGGCCGCTGCAGGAACTGGTCACCGAGTACTGCTGGGGCCATGTCTGGGGGCGGGACGGCTTATCGCTGAAAGAACGCAGCATGATAAACTTGGCGATGATTTCGGCGCTCAATCGACCCCATGAACTGAAGCTTCACGTTCGCGGCGCCCTGCGCAACGGCCTGTCCCGCGAGCAGATCCGCGAGATCCTCCTGCAGGTCGGCATCTATTGCGGCGTGCCGGCGGCGGTGGACAGCTTCCGCATCGCCCGCGAGGCCTTCGCCGAAGCCGATGCCGAGGCCCGGGATTGAGCGCCAGCAAGAACTGATGAGGGAGCACCTGCGGGTGCTCCTTCGTTGTTTTTCTACGGACAGCCAGAACCAGAGCGGACCCCATGAAACGCCAGCCCATCGACGACACTTTCAAGGTCAATCGCAACCCCGTCACCCTGCGCGAGATCGTCCTCGACAAGCTGCGCGGCGCCATCCTCAACTTCCAGCTGCTGCCCGGCGACCGCCTGGTGGAACGCGATCTCTGTGACCGCCTCGGCGTGAGCCGCACCTCGGTGCGCGAAGCCCTGCGCCACCTGGAATCCGAGGGCCTGGTGGAGTTCGCCGACGCCAAGGGCCCGCGCGTGGCCATCATCACCCTCGAGGACGCCTGCGACATCTACGAGCTGCGCTGCGTGCTGGAAGGGCTGATCGTCCAGCTCTTCACCCTCAACGCCAAGGCCAAGGACATCCGCGCCCTGGAGCGTGCCCTGGAGGAGAACCGCGAGGCCCTGGAGGAAGGCGACCTGCAGCAGGTGCTGGAATCCGTCCAGCGTTTCTACGACGTGCTGCTGGAAGGCTCCGGCAACCACATCGCCGCCACCCAGCTGCGCCAGTTGCAGGCACGCATCAGCTACCTGCGCGCCACCTCGGTGTCCCAGCAGAACCGCCGGGGCGCCAGCAACCAGGAGATGGAACGCATCGTCGAGGCCATCAAGAGCGGCGATCCGCTCGTCGCCCACCAGGCCTCAGTGGACCATGTCCGCGCCGCCGCCAAGGTGGCCCTGGACTACCTCCGTTCGAAGCAGGACGACGCAGGGGAGGTACGCGAGATCGCCAGCCCCATCGCCCTGAAAGATCCGCGCATCGGACGCTGACGCCATGCCCGCCCCGCGTTTCTGCCCCCAGTGCGGTTCAGGCGACCTGGACCGCCGGCAGCCCGACGGGGACACCCACGCGCGGCTGGTCTGCGGCGCCTGCGGCTATATCCACTACGAAAACCCCAAGGTCATCGCCGGCTGCATCATCGAGCAGGACGGCAAGTACCTGCTCTGCCAGCGCGCCATCCCCCCGCGCCCCGGCACCTGGACCCTGCCCGCCGGCTTCATGGAGAACGGCGAGACCACCGAGGAAGCGGCGCTGCGGGAGGTCTGGGAAGAGACCGGCGTTCGCGCCGAGATCGTCTCGCCCTACTCCATCTTCAGCGTGCCGAAGATCAGCGAGGTGTACATCATCTTCCGCGCCATCGCCCTGGAAGTGACCGGCCAGCACGGCCCGGAAACCCTGGACTACCGCTTCTTCGCGCCGGAAGAGATTCCCTGGGAAAGCATCTACTACCCGGCCATCCGGCAGATCCTCGAACGCTACATCGAGGAGCGCCAGGCCGGCGTGTACGGCATCTACATGGGCAACGACGACAGCGGCAAGATCCACTTCATCCGCTAGGGCAGGAACACGGCTGCCACTCGCAGGGTGCGCCGCGCGCACCGCCGGTAGCCCGGATTTAATCCGGGCTACGAACGGCCACAACCTACTCGACACCCTCCACGATGATCACCTCCGCCTTCGCCACGCCCTGGCGATAAGCACAGGCTTCCTGGTATTCCGCCGAGTGGTAGCAGGCCAGGGCCTGGTCGTAGGAATCGAACTCGATCACCACGCTACGCTGGGGAGTGGCGCGCCCCTCCATTGCCTGCGAACGTCCCCCCCGGGCCAGCAGGCGACCGCCATACCTGGCGAACGCCGCCGGTGCGCGGCGGGTGTACTCGCTGTAGCGCTCCGGGTCCGTGACATCGACGTGGGCAATCCAGTAAGCCTTCATGGCGACCTCTGCTGTTTCGGCTAATTTGGTATGATGGTATACCATAATTCAATCACCGCTAGCGCTCCAGGTGCCGACATGCCGTTCAATCGAATCGAAGACCTCATCGAAGACTACCGCCAGGGCAAGATGGTGCTCCTGGTGGATGACGAAGACCGCGAGAACGAGGGCGACCTGCTGCTGGCCGCGGAAGCCTGCACCCCCGCCGCCATCAACTTCATGGCCCGCGAGGCCCGTGGCCTGATCTGCCTGACCCTCACCGACGAACACTGCCAGCGCCTGGGCCTGGAACAGATGGTGCCGGCCAACGGCAGCGTCTTCTCCACCGCCTTCACCATCTCCATCGAGGCCGCCAGCGGCGTCACCACCGGCATCTCAGCCGCCGACCGCTGCCACACGGTGCTCACCGCCGTGGCGCCCGGCGCCAAGGCCGAGGACCTGGTGCAACCCGGGCACATCTTCCCCCTGCGCGCCCGCGAAGGCGGCGTGCTGACCCGCGCCGGGCACACCGAAGCCGGTTGCGACCTGGCGCGCCTGGCCGGCTTCAGCCCGGCGTCGGTGATCGTCGAGGTGATGAACGACGACGGCACCATGGCCCGACGCCCGGACCTGGAGGCCTTCGCCGAGAAGCACGGCATCAGGATCGGCACCATCGCCGACCTCATCCACTACCGCCTCAGCACCGAACACACCGTCGCCCGCATCGGCGAACGGGAACTGCCCACGGTGCATGGCACCTTCCGCCTGGTGACCTTCGAGGACCGCATCGAGGGCGGCGTGCACATGGCCATGGTGATGGGCGAGATCCGCCGCGACGAACCGACCCTGGTGCGCGTCCACGTGATCGACCCGCTCAGGGACCTGGTGGGCGCCGAGTACACCGGGCCGAAGAACTGGACCCTCTGGGCCGCCCTGGAGAAAGTGGCCGAGGCGGGCCACGGCGTGGTGGTGGTGCTGGCCAACAACGAGTCGTCCCAGGCCCTGCTGGAGCGGGTCCCGCAGCTGACCCAGCCACGCCGGCAGTTCAGCCGCTCGCAGTCGCGCATCTACTCCGAGGTGGGCACCGGCGCGCAGATCCTCCAGGACCTGGGCGTGGGCAAGCTCATCCACCTGGGCGCCCCGCTGAAGTACGCCGGCCTCACCGGCTACGACCTGGA
This genomic window from Pseudomonas furukawaii contains:
- a CDS encoding NUDIX hydrolase; this translates as MPAPRFCPQCGSGDLDRRQPDGDTHARLVCGACGYIHYENPKVIAGCIIEQDGKYLLCQRAIPPRPGTWTLPAGFMENGETTEEAALREVWEETGVRAEIVSPYSIFSVPKISEVYIIFRAIALEVTGQHGPETLDYRFFAPEEIPWESIYYPAIRQILERYIEERQAGVYGIYMGNDDSGKIHFIR
- a CDS encoding flavin reductase family protein; this translates as MIEPGIYKEVMGSFPSGVTVVTTLDPEGDIVGITASAFSALSIDPALVLFCPNYASDTYPILRDSKQFAIHLLCADQQAEAYAFAKKGKDKAKGIEWHLSERGNPLLNKATAIIECELWREYDGGDHAIIVGAVKNLILPKEPVTPMVYHRGKLGALPEIA
- a CDS encoding IclR family transcriptional regulator, producing the protein MTAIETPERDTDYRVPALQRGLTILGLFNARERVLAMTDMAERLDVSTSALYRIVQTLVDMGYLQKVGRNAFELGPQVIRDGFAYLASRDIVEVAMPQLNALRDRTSLSCHLSIREHTDSLYLYRAFAPQRLTVNIPIGTRLPCHGTALGRVLLTALDDAGLRLLYQHLRLDDYPPPAPRTLPELQALIARDRERGWVLHRSDYSTAIATGIRDHNGQVVAAINLSGPDAVMDGPEAQATFLQALFQCAAAISAQLGYSAAG
- a CDS encoding carboxymuconolactone decarboxylase family protein; translated protein: MSNEKYEKGLEIRTQVLGEAYVNKSIQNADDFTRPLQELVTEYCWGHVWGRDGLSLKERSMINLAMISALNRPHELKLHVRGALRNGLSREQIREILLQVGIYCGVPAAVDSFRIAREAFAEADAEARD
- a CDS encoding GntR family transcriptional regulator; the protein is MKRQPIDDTFKVNRNPVTLREIVLDKLRGAILNFQLLPGDRLVERDLCDRLGVSRTSVREALRHLESEGLVEFADAKGPRVAIITLEDACDIYELRCVLEGLIVQLFTLNAKAKDIRALERALEENREALEEGDLQQVLESVQRFYDVLLEGSGNHIAATQLRQLQARISYLRATSVSQQNRRGASNQEMERIVEAIKSGDPLVAHQASVDHVRAAAKVALDYLRSKQDDAGEVREIASPIALKDPRIGR
- a CDS encoding DUF1330 domain-containing protein, with the translated sequence MKAYWIAHVDVTDPERYSEYTRRAPAAFARYGGRLLARGGRSQAMEGRATPQRSVVIEFDSYDQALACYHSAEYQEACAYRQGVAKAEVIIVEGVE
- a CDS encoding amino acid synthesis family protein → MSFEIRKIVSYVEETFIEGGKAAEKPVTMVGLAVVIKNPWLGRGFVEDLKPEIKANCSDLGALMVERLTAAIGGADRIEAYGKAAVVGADGEIEHASAVIHTLRFGNHYRQAVNAKSYLSFTNKRGGPGTSIQIPMMHKDDEGLRSHYITLEMQIEDAPRADEIIVVLGAADGGRLHPRIGNRYIDLEELAAEQAQ
- a CDS encoding alpha/beta fold hydrolase, which codes for MIRLTAERTPAGTSYLATGQGHPVVLIHGVGLNKEMWGGQIVGLAPHFQVIAYDMLGHGASPRPDPGTGLAGYAEQLRELLEHLKLERATVIGFSMGGLVARAFALHHPERLEGLVILNSVFNRSAEQRAGVIERTRQAAEHGPDANAEAALSRWFSHEYQAANPAQIAAIRQTLASNDPQGYLTTYELFATQDMYRADDLGGIQVPTLVATGELDPGSTPEMARQLAERIPGARVVVLEEQRHMMPVESPRLVNQMLLDFLRQAEPFQNQAKGIVA
- the ribBA gene encoding bifunctional 3,4-dihydroxy-2-butanone-4-phosphate synthase/GTP cyclohydrolase II codes for the protein MPFNRIEDLIEDYRQGKMVLLVDDEDRENEGDLLLAAEACTPAAINFMAREARGLICLTLTDEHCQRLGLEQMVPANGSVFSTAFTISIEAASGVTTGISAADRCHTVLTAVAPGAKAEDLVQPGHIFPLRAREGGVLTRAGHTEAGCDLARLAGFSPASVIVEVMNDDGTMARRPDLEAFAEKHGIRIGTIADLIHYRLSTEHTVARIGERELPTVHGTFRLVTFEDRIEGGVHMAMVMGEIRRDEPTLVRVHVIDPLRDLVGAEYTGPKNWTLWAALEKVAEAGHGVVVVLANNESSQALLERVPQLTQPRRQFSRSQSRIYSEVGTGAQILQDLGVGKLIHLGAPLKYAGLTGYDLEVVDTLPFEG
- a CDS encoding aldehyde dehydrogenase, yielding MTLARFQMCIGGQWVDALSGKTFESLNPALAEPWAELPDADEADVERAVQAAQQAFESPAWRGLSATARGKLLRRLGDLIAENKEHLAQLESRDNGKLIRETRGQVGYLPEFFHYTAGLADKLEGGTLPIDKPDMFAYTVHEPIGVVAGIIPWNSPLYLTAIKLAPALAAGNTIVLKPSEHASATILELARLALEAGFPAGVVNVVTGFGPSTGAALTRHPLVRKIAFTGGAATARHVVRSSAENFAKLSLELGGKSPNIIFADADLDSAVNGAVAGIFAASGQSCVAGSRLLVQDGIYDEFVGRLIERAQRIRIGNPQDDASEMGPMATAQQLAVVEGLVADAVAEGARLRMGGKRPAIDAKGWYYEPTLFECDRNSMKIMQEEVFGPVASVIRFKDEAEALAIANDSQFGLAAGIWTRDLGRAHRMARDVRSGIIWVNTYRAVSAMAPIGGFHNSGYGRESGIDSVLAYTELKTVWINLSQAPMPDPFVMR